From Glycine soja cultivar W05 chromosome 4, ASM419377v2, whole genome shotgun sequence, the proteins below share one genomic window:
- the LOC114409929 gene encoding 4-coumarate--CoA ligase-like 9 isoform X1, which translates to MVENRENNNSHSRRSLTLHFISVMATQTQTQSHPNTTIDPNSGFCSHSRTFHTLRPNVPLPPPSHPLSLTDYAFSLLPAAATTTSALIDAATDRHLSYSLLLRQVQSLASSLQSLTPLSKGHVALILTPSSLHVPVLYFSLLSLGVTIAPANPLSSLSELTHIVKLAKPAIAFSTSNAAKNIPSLKFGTILLDSPFFLSMLDDDETVNRDSRAHRVEEVSQSDSAAILFSSGTTGRVKGVLLTHRNFITLIGGFYHLRNVADGDPHPVSLFTLPLFHVFGFFMLVRAIAVGETLVFMQRFDFEGMLKAVERYGITYMPVSPPLVVALAKSELVKKYDLSSLRYLGCGGAPLGKEVADDFRGKFPNVEIGQGYGLTESGGGAARVLGPDESKRHGSVGRLAENMEAKIVDPVTGEALPPGQKGELWLRGPTIMKGYVGDEKATAETLDSEGWLKTGDLCYFDSDGFLYIVDRLKELIKYKAYQVPPAELEHILHTNPEIADAAVVPYPDEEAGQIPMAFVVRKPGSNVTADQVMEFVAKQVSPYKKIRRVSFIKSIPKSPAGKILRRELVDYALSSGSSKL; encoded by the exons ATGGTTGAGAACCGGGAAAACAACAACAGCCACTCAAGAAGATCACTCACTCTTCATTTCATTTCAGTAATGGCTACCCAAACCCAAACACAGTCACATCCAAACACCACCATCGACCCAAACAGCGGCTTCTGTTCCCATTCCAGAACCTTCCACACCCTCCGTCCAAACGTCCCTCTCCCTCCGCCCTCCCACCCCCTCTCCCTCACCGACTACGCCTTCTCCCTCCTCCCCGccgccgccaccaccacctccgccCTCATCGACGCCGCCACCGACCGCCACCTCTCTTACTCTCTCCTCCTCCGCCAAGTCCAATCCCTCGCCTCCTCTCTCCAATCCCTCACCCCTCTCTCCAAAGGCCACGTGGCACTCATCCTCACCCCATCCTCCCTGCACGTCCCCGTACTCTACTTCTCCCTCCTCTCCCTCGGCGTCACCATCGCCCCCGCCAACCCCCTCAGTTCCCTATCCGAGTTGACTCACATCGTCAAACTCGCCAAACCCGCCATCGCGTTCTCCACCTCGAACGCCGCGAAAAACATTCCCTCCCTCAAATTCGGCACAATCCTCCTCGATTCCCCGTTCTTCCTCTCCATGCTCGACGACGACGAAACCGTTAACAGAGACTCGCGTGCTCACCGAGTCGAAGAAGTGAGTCAGTCTGACTCGGCGGCGATTCTATTCTCCTCTGGCACCACGGGGCGCGTGAAGGGCGTGCTCCTCACGCACCGCAACTTCATCACGCTGATCGGAGGGTTCTATCACCTCAGAAACGTGGCGGATGGTGACCCTCACCCGGTGTCGCTCTTCACGCTGCCGCTGTTCCACGTGTTCGGGTTCTTCATGCTGGTCAGGGCCATCGCCGTCGGGGAGACGCTCGTGTTCATGCAGAGGTTCGATTTCGAAGGGATGCTAAAGGCTGTGGAGAGGTATGGAATCACGTACATGCCGGTGTCGCCGCCGCTCGTGGTGGCGCTGGCGAAGTCGGAACTCGTGAAGAAGTATGATCTCAGCTCGCTACGGTATTTGGGCTGTGGCGGCGCGCCGCTCGGGAAGGAAGTCGCCGACGACTTCAGAGGCAAATTCCCTAACGTGGAAATTGGGCAG GGATATGGTTTGACTGAAAGTGGAGGAGGGGCAGCTAGAGTGTTAGGGCCTGATGAGTCTAAGCGCCATGGTTCTGTGGGTCGACTAGCAGAAAATATGGAGGCCAAGATAGTGGACCCTGTTACTGGAGAGGCATTACCTCCTGGCCAAAAAGGGGAGCTCTGGTTGCGAGGTCCAACAATCATGAAAG GTTATGTAGGAGATGAGAAGGCGACAGCTGAAACATTGGATTCAGAAGGGTGGCTGAAGACGGGagatctttgttattttgacTCTGATGGCTTCCTCTACATTGTAGATAGACTGAAGGAATTGATCAAATACAAAGCTTATCAG GTTCCCCCTGCTGAATTGGAACATATACTACACACCAATCCCGAAATTGCTGATGCTGCAGTAGTTCC GTATCCTGATGAAGAGGCAGGGCAGATTCCAATGGCCTTTGTAGTAAGAAAACCTGGAAGCAACGTCACTGCAGATCAGGTCATGGAGTTTGTGGCAAAGCAG GTTTCTCCATACAAGAAGATACGACGAGTTTCTTTTATCAAATCTATCCCAAAATCTCCGGCTGGGAAAATTTTGAGAAGAGAATTAGTTGATTATGCACTATCTAGTGGTTCATCCAAATTGTGA
- the LOC114409930 gene encoding probable aspartyl aminopeptidase produces MAAKLDSHAVASDMIDFLNASPTAFHAVDEAKRRLRSAGYHQLSEREPWKLQPGNKYFFTRNHSTIVAFAIGKKYVSGNGFHIIGAHTDSPCLKLKPVTKVVKAGILEVGVQTYGGGLWHTWFDRDLTVAGRVIVQEENAGSVSYSHRLVRIEEPIMRIPTLAIHLDKTVSDGFKFNNETHLIPILATSLKGELNKVSTENGPVESGNQNDGKKANDKTGTSNTKHHLLLLQLLASKLGCEPDDICDFELQACDTQPSTIAGAAKEFIFSGRLDNLCMSFCSLKALIDATSSDSSLEEESGVRMVALFDHEEVGSNSAQGAGSPVMLNAVTRVTNSFSSNPNLLEKAVQLSYLVSADMAHALHPNYMEKHEANHQPKLHGGLVIKTNANQRYATNVVTSFIFREIASKHKLPV; encoded by the exons ATGGCGGCGAAGCTAGACAGCCACGCCGTGGCTTCCGATATGATCGACTTCCTCAACGCTTCTCCGACGGCTTTCCACGCCGTCG ACGAGGCAAAGAGGCGTTTGCGAAGCGCGGGGTACCACCAACTCTCGGAGAGGGAACCGTGGAAACTTCAACCGGGCAACAAGTACTTCTTCACCAGAAACCACTCCACCATCGTCGCCTTCGCCATCGGCAAAAA GTATGTTTCTGGAAATGGATTCCACATAATCGGGGCTCACACGGATAGTCCTTGTCTCAAACTCAAGCCTGTCACCAAG GTTGTTAAGGCTGGGATTTTGGAGGTTGGTGTCCAAACCTATGGAGGAGGCTTGTGGCACACATGGTTTGATCGAGACTTGACCGTGGCGGGGAGGGTCATTGTGCAGGAAGAGAATGCCGGTTCTGTTTCGTACTCGCATCGCCTTGTTAGAATAGAGGAACCTATAATGCGGATCCCGACTTTGGCAATTCACTTGGACAA GACTGTTAGTGATGGATTCAAATTTAACAACGAGACTCACCTTATTCCCATCTTGGCAACATCACTGAAG GGTGAGCTCAATAAAGTGTCCACTGAAAATGGTCCTGTTGAAAGTGGAAATCAGAACGATGGAAAGAAAGCAAATGATAAAACAGGCACCAGCAATACGAAGCAccaccttcttcttctacaG TTGCTTGCAAGTAAGCTTGGGTGTGAACCAGATGACATATGTGATTTTGAATTGCAAGCTTGTGATACACAACCAAGTACTATTGCTGGAGCTGCAAAGGAATTCATTTTTTCAGGACGGCTTGATAACCTCTGCATGTCATTTTGCTCGCTGAAG GCATTAATAGATGCTACATCCTCTGACAGCAGTCTTGAGGAAGAGTCAGGGGTTAGAATGGTGGCTTTATTTGATCACGAGGAAGTTGGATCTAACTCTGCACAAGGAGCTGGCTCTCCTGTTATGCTAAATGCTGTGACAAGGGTTACCAATTCCTTCAGCTCAAATCCCAAC CTTCTGGAGAAAGCAGTACAATTAAGCTACCTTGTATCTGCCGATATGGCACATGCACTACACCCAAATTACATG GAAAAGCATGAAGCAAACCATCAGCCCAAACTACATGGAGGACTTGTCATTAAAACCAACGCTAACCAACGCTATGCAACCAATGTTGTCACATCCTTCATATTCAGGGAGATAGCATCAAAACATAAACTTCCCGTTTAG
- the LOC114409928 gene encoding EKC/KEOPS complex subunit Tprkb-like: MKSFNINGTTLSVALYTDVTNSKELLESMQAGTLEPEVAFLNALLIPDIFPVLAAAHKTLVAKSRDSLTTRTLHSELVYNYSGSKHITESLKRCGISDSTTCILAARFDASPDEIKAIGKLINGKEIDLEELEGRANQSQIQKIYKISSSELGVSSLADAITCRIAARDAL, encoded by the exons ATGAAATCGTTCAATATAAATGGAACCACTCTTTCTGTTGCACTCTACACTGACGTAACAAATTCAAA AGAACTCTTGGAAAGTATGCAAGCCGGGACATTGGAGCCAGAAGTTGCATTCCTCAATGCTTTACTT ATTCCAGATATTTTCCCTGTTCTAGCAGCTGCACACAAAACACTTGTAGCCAAGTCTCGAGACTCTTTGACCACACGCACTCTTCATTCAGAGCTTGTTTACAACTACTCAGGGTCTAAGCAT ATTACTGAATCTTTGAAAAGATGCGGCATCTCTGACAGCACAACTTGTATCCTTGCTGCTCGATTTGATGCTAGTCCTGATGAG ATAAAAGCTATAGGGAAGCTCATTAACGGCAAAGAGATTGACCTGGAGGAGCTAGAAGGGAGAGCAAACCAATCCCAGAtacaaaag ATTtacaagatatcttcctcggaACTTGGAGTATCATCACTTGCTGATGCAATAACTTGTCGTATAGCTGCTCGTGATGCCCTGTGA
- the LOC114409929 gene encoding 4-coumarate--CoA ligase-like 9 isoform X2, translating to MVENRENNNSHSRRSLTLHFISVMATQTQTQSHPNTTIDPNSGFCSHSRTFHTLRPNVPLPPPSHPLSLTDYAFSLLPAAATTTSALIDAATDRHLSYSLLLRQVQSLASSLQSLTPLSKGHVALILTPSSLHVPVLYFSLLSLGVTIAPANPLSSLSELTHIVKLAKPAIAFSTSNAAKNIPSLKFGTILLDSPFFLSMLDDDETVNRDSRAHRVEEVSQSDSAAILFSSGTTGRVKGVLLTHRNFITLIGGFYHLRNVADGDPHPVSLFTLPLFHVFGFFMLVRAIAVGETLVFMQRFDFEGMLKAVERYGITYMPVSPPLVVALAKSELVKKYDLSSLRYLGCGGAPLGKEVADDFRGKFPNVEIGQGYGLTESGGGAARVLGPDESKRHGSVGRLAENMEAKIVDPVTGEALPPGQKGELWLRGPTIMKGYVGDEKATAETLDSEGWLKTGDLCYFDSDGFLYIVDRLKELIKYKAYQVPPAELEHILHTNPEIADAAVVPYPDEEAGQIPMAFVVRKPGSNVTADQVMEFVAKQYSYCCRFLHTRRYDEFLLSNLSQNLRLGKF from the exons ATGGTTGAGAACCGGGAAAACAACAACAGCCACTCAAGAAGATCACTCACTCTTCATTTCATTTCAGTAATGGCTACCCAAACCCAAACACAGTCACATCCAAACACCACCATCGACCCAAACAGCGGCTTCTGTTCCCATTCCAGAACCTTCCACACCCTCCGTCCAAACGTCCCTCTCCCTCCGCCCTCCCACCCCCTCTCCCTCACCGACTACGCCTTCTCCCTCCTCCCCGccgccgccaccaccacctccgccCTCATCGACGCCGCCACCGACCGCCACCTCTCTTACTCTCTCCTCCTCCGCCAAGTCCAATCCCTCGCCTCCTCTCTCCAATCCCTCACCCCTCTCTCCAAAGGCCACGTGGCACTCATCCTCACCCCATCCTCCCTGCACGTCCCCGTACTCTACTTCTCCCTCCTCTCCCTCGGCGTCACCATCGCCCCCGCCAACCCCCTCAGTTCCCTATCCGAGTTGACTCACATCGTCAAACTCGCCAAACCCGCCATCGCGTTCTCCACCTCGAACGCCGCGAAAAACATTCCCTCCCTCAAATTCGGCACAATCCTCCTCGATTCCCCGTTCTTCCTCTCCATGCTCGACGACGACGAAACCGTTAACAGAGACTCGCGTGCTCACCGAGTCGAAGAAGTGAGTCAGTCTGACTCGGCGGCGATTCTATTCTCCTCTGGCACCACGGGGCGCGTGAAGGGCGTGCTCCTCACGCACCGCAACTTCATCACGCTGATCGGAGGGTTCTATCACCTCAGAAACGTGGCGGATGGTGACCCTCACCCGGTGTCGCTCTTCACGCTGCCGCTGTTCCACGTGTTCGGGTTCTTCATGCTGGTCAGGGCCATCGCCGTCGGGGAGACGCTCGTGTTCATGCAGAGGTTCGATTTCGAAGGGATGCTAAAGGCTGTGGAGAGGTATGGAATCACGTACATGCCGGTGTCGCCGCCGCTCGTGGTGGCGCTGGCGAAGTCGGAACTCGTGAAGAAGTATGATCTCAGCTCGCTACGGTATTTGGGCTGTGGCGGCGCGCCGCTCGGGAAGGAAGTCGCCGACGACTTCAGAGGCAAATTCCCTAACGTGGAAATTGGGCAG GGATATGGTTTGACTGAAAGTGGAGGAGGGGCAGCTAGAGTGTTAGGGCCTGATGAGTCTAAGCGCCATGGTTCTGTGGGTCGACTAGCAGAAAATATGGAGGCCAAGATAGTGGACCCTGTTACTGGAGAGGCATTACCTCCTGGCCAAAAAGGGGAGCTCTGGTTGCGAGGTCCAACAATCATGAAAG GTTATGTAGGAGATGAGAAGGCGACAGCTGAAACATTGGATTCAGAAGGGTGGCTGAAGACGGGagatctttgttattttgacTCTGATGGCTTCCTCTACATTGTAGATAGACTGAAGGAATTGATCAAATACAAAGCTTATCAG GTTCCCCCTGCTGAATTGGAACATATACTACACACCAATCCCGAAATTGCTGATGCTGCAGTAGTTCC GTATCCTGATGAAGAGGCAGGGCAGATTCCAATGGCCTTTGTAGTAAGAAAACCTGGAAGCAACGTCACTGCAGATCAGGTCATGGAGTTTGTGGCAAAGCAG TATTCTTATTGTTGCAGGTTTCTCCATACAAGAAGATACGACGAGTTTCTTTTATCAAATCTATCCCAAAATCTCCGGCTGGGAAAATTTTGA